Proteins encoded together in one Euwallacea similis isolate ESF13 chromosome 12, ESF131.1, whole genome shotgun sequence window:
- the LOC136412684 gene encoding eukaryotic translation initiation factor 4E transporter-like isoform X5, which translates to MVRARGGKKAKSNSTVADVNQYDDSLTTDLFSNVKNGQLKSRVKKVSWRDEHIQNMSVGEIDPAILCVREMIRYSKEQLLEIAKAPAAKSKPDFLDPNEVCVSILDPEKWNIERKKSDTPDTGKGNDSGDNRRRSGDPRERIRKENDGIVLSPQRRSFNSGCFVPANKEPVGGKGDAPTHLMAGGREITSSTRRIGSGRIMRDSWENDKESGESDFNFGRGLQNRNNERDDKFGDRGGMRDEKYGERRSFGREIDNGTKEKEGRRNSRYTESRRRYSESKEDEPEWFSSGPMSQNDTIELRGFDESEKPGKRKMTASRVKRVKDWSKKKENTIAEDKEKDEEAQHEGSSVNHSETGEQKDNSGSEQGNEREVVPPVSERKTADQSKMPSNESMYSFDFDEFLKGEAIPGLLPNGASDDANKSTSRFSRWFKKDSPNKEVGTSRKSSLQEDNHIIKDLLKDITESSSIPVSVHPPAMDSNTYFAPISPAGNNFGGVDGSMGGDKKRPNFNLGQQVNIMDLLTRGKQGHHPEGWNGKSAAVSSIGSGKILSLDELEAKIRPNSDHSTNVQSKVPPQKPDEEMTAAFKRLLQQASGQVQNGPMNKPPGMSLLEMLNHSQQQDEARMVAQAAALAINQPQPQHLSNPLHAHQQPSMTNDLMMKLQQAQLQQKQMDMLGKLISASGVPAASHVRASPLLDMGVQQSRELLNRPEAQAILQAMHQRIPSPRELQVHTQNILQRALIKKKLEEQTENFRKKQEMQRGASPNITGVPNSVNPVGAKGMSSPTPLAFTPTSVLRKMTAEKDEGKENKAVTDNGMKLHGRPLTGIRSQPQVTDNNQQWNPAFPMKQAGRPIVKANNYQSQTPDQFFAQLATQQQPLPPQRTYQNVSNPAHLKVTIGQQFSAQGSQYGPSQTQYSHPNPQPFPQPTAQQLRAQHQARPSNSATQQPTNQSQQETQNQSQVVQKQQQMAQQTGTAAWQPYLNTMPGQHNNRQAAQSRSAQHSGPLSPTTADQLTRWFSPDLLERARGGELPSTANLARLEEIERQAAPPVHN; encoded by the exons ATGGTCAGAGCTCGGGGTGGTAAGAAGGCTAAAAGTAATTCAACGGTTGCTGACGTGAATCAGTACGACGATTCGCTTACAACCGATTTGTTTTCTAATGTTAAAAACGGACAACTAAAGTCGAGAGTGAAGAAGGTGTCTTGGA gaGATGAGCACATCCAAAATATGAGCGTTGGTGAAATAGACCCGGCTATACTTTGTGTTCGTGAGATGATCCGGTATTCCAAAGAACAACTTTTGGAAATTGCCAAAGCTCCTGCCGCAAAATCCAAGCCTGACTTTCTGGACCCCAACGAAgt TTGCGTTTCTATCCTGGACCCCGAGAAATGGAACATTGAAAGGAAAAAGTCTGACACCCCTGATACTGGAAAAGGCAATGATAGTGGAGATAATAGG aGACGATCAGGAGACCCACGTGAGAGAATTCGGAAGGAGAACGACGGGATTGTTTTAAGCCCCCAACGTCGGAGTTTTAATTCCGGATGTTTTGTGCCTGCGAACAAGGAACCCGTAGGCGGAAAGGGCGATGCACCAACTCATCTTATGG CAGGTGGGCGAGAGATTACCTCTTCCACCAGACGTATCGGAAGTGGTCGAATTATGCGCGACTCTTGGGAAAATGACAAGGAATCCGGCGAATCAGATTTCAACTTCGGAAGAGGTCTCCAGAATAGGAACAACGAACGCGACGACAAGTTCGGAGACAGAGGTGGAATGAGAGATGAGAAATACGGAGAAAGAAGATCCTTTGGTCGGGAGATCGACAATGGGACTAAGGAGAAGGAGGGTAGACGAAACTCGAGGTATACTGAAAGCAGGCGCAGATATTCGGAGTCCAAAGAGGATGAGCCTGAATG GTTTTCGTCAGGCCCTATGTCACAAAATGATACGATTGAGTTACGTGGATTTGATGAGTCAGAAAAACCTGGTAAAAGGAAGATGACGGCATCAAGAGTTAAGCGTGTCAAGGATTGGTccaagaaaaaggaaaatacgATAGCTGAAGATAAGGAGAAAGACGAGGAGGCGCAACACGAAGG aTCATCCGTTAACCATTCTGAGACAGGGGAACAGAAAGATAACAGTGGGTCAGAACAGGGTAATGAACGTGAGGTTGTGCCACCTGTGTCAGAAAGAAAAACTGCTGACCAGAGCAAGATGCCGAGCAACGAATCCATGTATAGCTtcgattttgatgaatttttaaaggGAGAGGCCATTCCTGGATTGTTGCCT aATGGAGCCAGCGATGATGCCAATAAGTCAACATCCAGATTTAGTCGTTGGTTTAAGAAGGACAGCCCAAACAAGGAAGTGGGAACTAGTCGCAAGTCGTCTCTTCAGGAAGACAACCATATCATTAAG GATCTTCTCAAAGATATCACAGAATCCAGTTCCATCCCAGTGTCGGTTCATCCACCTGCAATGGATTCCAATACGTATTTCGCCCCTATTTCCCCTGCCGGTAACAATTTTGGTGGTGTGGATGGTTCGATGGGCGGCGATAAGAAACGGCCCAATTTCAACTTAGGGCAGCAAGTGAACATTATGGATCTCTTGACAAGGGGAAAACAGGGACATCATCCGGAGGGATGGAACGGGAAGTCGGCAGCTGTTTCTT ctATTGGCAGTGGCAAAATCCTCAGCCTCGATGAATTAGAGGCGAAAATTCGACCAAACTCTGATCATTCCACCAATGTGCAGTCCAAAGTTCCACCTCAGAAACCCGATGAGGAAATGACTGCTGCTTTTAAAAGACTG CTTCAACAAGCCAGTGGACAAGTACAAAATGGACCTATGAATAAACCCCCTGGGATGAGTCTTTTAGAG ATGTTAAACCATTCTCAACAACAAGACGAAGCCCGAATGGTCGCGCAAGCAGCAGCTCTCGCCATTAATCAGCCACAACCCCAACATCTTTCCAATCCGCTTCATGCTCATCAACAGCCGTCAATGACCAACGACTTGATGATGAAATTGCAGCAGGCGCAATTGCAACAGAAACAAATGGATATGCTTG gaaaGTTGATCTCGGCTAGTGGTGTTCCTGCGGCTTCCCATGTCCGTGCCAGTCCTCTTCTAGATATGGGAGTGCAACAAAGCAGAGAACTCTTGAACAGACCTGAAGCTCAGGCTATATTACAAG CCATGCACCAACGCATCCCTTCGCCGCGTGAACTGCAGGTTCATACCCAAAACATCCTGCAGAGGGCCCTAATTAAGAAGAAGCTTGAAGAGCAGACTGAGAATTTCCGCAAGAAGCAAGAGATGCAACGAGGCGCCAGTCCGAATATAACCGGAGTTCCAAATTCAGTTAACCCAGTCGGAGCCAAAGGCATGTCATCGCCAACACCCTTGGCCTTTACTCCTACTTCTGTATTGAGAAAAATGACTGCTGAAAAGGATGAAG GAAAAGAGAATAAGGCTGTAACAGACAATGGTATGAAGCTCCATGGACGTCCATTAACTGGAATACGCTCTCAACCTCAGGTTACTGATAATAATCAACAGTGGAATCCAGCGTTTCCAATGAAGCAAG ctGGCCGTCCAATTGTGAAGGCAAACAACTATCAGTCTCAAACCCCGGATCAGTTCTTTGCCCAGTTGGCTACTCAACAGCAGCCATTACCTCCGCAACGCACTTACCAAAATGTCTCCAATCCGGCGCACCTGAAGGTGACCATCGGACAGCAATTCTCTGCTCAAG GTTCCCAATACGGGCCGTCCCAAACTCAGTACTCCCATCCTAATCCTCAACCCTTTCCACAGCCTACCGCTCAGCAGTTGAGGGCGCAACACCAAGCCAGACCTAGCAACTCTGCCACGCAACAGCCAACCAATCAGTCGCAACAAGAGACTCAAAACCAATCTCAAGTCGTACAGAAACAACAGCAAATGGCTCAGCAGACGGGAACTGCTGCCTGGCAGCCGTACCTTAACACCATGCCAGGGCAACACA ATAATCGCCAAGCTGCTCAATCGAGATCTGCGCAGCATTCAGGGCCTCTTTCCCCTACCACTGCCGATCAGTTAACCCGTTGGTTCTCGCCCGATTTATTGGAACGTGCACGAGGTGGCGAATTACCCAGCACGGCCAATTTGGCGCGGCTGGAAGAGATTGAACGCCAAGCGGCACCACCAGTACACAATTAG
- the LOC136412684 gene encoding eukaryotic translation initiation factor 4E transporter-like isoform X3 — protein sequence MVRARGGKKAKSNSTVADVNQYDDSLTTDLFSNVKNGQLKSRVKKVSWRDEHIQNMSVGEIDPAILCVREMIRYSKEQLLEIAKAPAAKSKPDFLDPNEVCVSILDPEKWNIERKKSDTPDTGKGNDSGDNRRRSGDPRERIRKENDGIVLSPQRRSFNSGCFVPANKEPVGGKGDAPTHLMAGGREITSSTRRIGSGRIMRDSWENDKESGESDFNFGRGLQNRNNERDDKFGDRGGMRDEKYGERRSFGREIDNGTKEKEGRRNSRYTESRRRYSESKEDEPEWFSSGPMSQNDTIELRGFDESEKPGKRKMTASRVKRVKDWSKKKENTIAEDKEKDEEAQHEGSSVNHSETGEQKDNSGSEQGNEREVVPPVSERKTADQSKMPSNESMYSFDFDEFLKGEAIPGLLPNGASDDANKSTSRFSRWFKKDSPNKEVGTSRKSSLQEDNHIIKDLLKDITESSSIPVSVHPPAMDSNTYFAPISPAGNNFGGVDGSMGGDKKRPNFNLGQQVNIMDLLTRGKQGHHPEGWNGKSAAVSSIGSGKILSLDELEAKIRPNSDHSTNVQSKVPPQKPDEEMTAAFKRLLQQASGQVQNGPMNKPPGMSLLEMLNHSQQQDEARMVAQAAALAINQPQPQHLSNPLHAHQQPSMTNDLMMKLQQAQLQQKQMDMLGKLISASGVPAASHVRASPLLDMGVQQSRELLNRPEAQAILQGLKRGEITIQHLYQQIANPALQPRHREMLVTIVKLHSNSSYIPSPRVMSPVPMTSHHLFPPQQQAQMQHQQLRVSPLPHNAMHQRIPSPRELQVHTQNILQRALIKKKLEEQTENFRKKQEMQRGASPNITGVPNSVNPVGAKGMSSPTPLAFTPTSVLRKMTAEKDEGKENKAVTDNGMKLHGRPLTGIRSQPQVTDNNQQWNPAFPMKQAGRPIVKANNYQSQTPDQFFAQLATQQQPLPPQRTYQNVSNPAHLKVTIGQQFSAQGSQYGPSQTQYSHPNPQPFPQPTAQQLRAQHQARPSNSATQQPTNQSQQETQNQSQVVQKQQQMAQQTGTAAWQPYLNTMPGQHNNRQAAQSRSAQHSGPLSPTTADQLTRWFSPDLLERARGGELPSTANLARLEEIERQAAPPVHN from the exons ATGGTCAGAGCTCGGGGTGGTAAGAAGGCTAAAAGTAATTCAACGGTTGCTGACGTGAATCAGTACGACGATTCGCTTACAACCGATTTGTTTTCTAATGTTAAAAACGGACAACTAAAGTCGAGAGTGAAGAAGGTGTCTTGGA gaGATGAGCACATCCAAAATATGAGCGTTGGTGAAATAGACCCGGCTATACTTTGTGTTCGTGAGATGATCCGGTATTCCAAAGAACAACTTTTGGAAATTGCCAAAGCTCCTGCCGCAAAATCCAAGCCTGACTTTCTGGACCCCAACGAAgt TTGCGTTTCTATCCTGGACCCCGAGAAATGGAACATTGAAAGGAAAAAGTCTGACACCCCTGATACTGGAAAAGGCAATGATAGTGGAGATAATAGG aGACGATCAGGAGACCCACGTGAGAGAATTCGGAAGGAGAACGACGGGATTGTTTTAAGCCCCCAACGTCGGAGTTTTAATTCCGGATGTTTTGTGCCTGCGAACAAGGAACCCGTAGGCGGAAAGGGCGATGCACCAACTCATCTTATGG CAGGTGGGCGAGAGATTACCTCTTCCACCAGACGTATCGGAAGTGGTCGAATTATGCGCGACTCTTGGGAAAATGACAAGGAATCCGGCGAATCAGATTTCAACTTCGGAAGAGGTCTCCAGAATAGGAACAACGAACGCGACGACAAGTTCGGAGACAGAGGTGGAATGAGAGATGAGAAATACGGAGAAAGAAGATCCTTTGGTCGGGAGATCGACAATGGGACTAAGGAGAAGGAGGGTAGACGAAACTCGAGGTATACTGAAAGCAGGCGCAGATATTCGGAGTCCAAAGAGGATGAGCCTGAATG GTTTTCGTCAGGCCCTATGTCACAAAATGATACGATTGAGTTACGTGGATTTGATGAGTCAGAAAAACCTGGTAAAAGGAAGATGACGGCATCAAGAGTTAAGCGTGTCAAGGATTGGTccaagaaaaaggaaaatacgATAGCTGAAGATAAGGAGAAAGACGAGGAGGCGCAACACGAAGG aTCATCCGTTAACCATTCTGAGACAGGGGAACAGAAAGATAACAGTGGGTCAGAACAGGGTAATGAACGTGAGGTTGTGCCACCTGTGTCAGAAAGAAAAACTGCTGACCAGAGCAAGATGCCGAGCAACGAATCCATGTATAGCTtcgattttgatgaatttttaaaggGAGAGGCCATTCCTGGATTGTTGCCT aATGGAGCCAGCGATGATGCCAATAAGTCAACATCCAGATTTAGTCGTTGGTTTAAGAAGGACAGCCCAAACAAGGAAGTGGGAACTAGTCGCAAGTCGTCTCTTCAGGAAGACAACCATATCATTAAG GATCTTCTCAAAGATATCACAGAATCCAGTTCCATCCCAGTGTCGGTTCATCCACCTGCAATGGATTCCAATACGTATTTCGCCCCTATTTCCCCTGCCGGTAACAATTTTGGTGGTGTGGATGGTTCGATGGGCGGCGATAAGAAACGGCCCAATTTCAACTTAGGGCAGCAAGTGAACATTATGGATCTCTTGACAAGGGGAAAACAGGGACATCATCCGGAGGGATGGAACGGGAAGTCGGCAGCTGTTTCTT ctATTGGCAGTGGCAAAATCCTCAGCCTCGATGAATTAGAGGCGAAAATTCGACCAAACTCTGATCATTCCACCAATGTGCAGTCCAAAGTTCCACCTCAGAAACCCGATGAGGAAATGACTGCTGCTTTTAAAAGACTG CTTCAACAAGCCAGTGGACAAGTACAAAATGGACCTATGAATAAACCCCCTGGGATGAGTCTTTTAGAG ATGTTAAACCATTCTCAACAACAAGACGAAGCCCGAATGGTCGCGCAAGCAGCAGCTCTCGCCATTAATCAGCCACAACCCCAACATCTTTCCAATCCGCTTCATGCTCATCAACAGCCGTCAATGACCAACGACTTGATGATGAAATTGCAGCAGGCGCAATTGCAACAGAAACAAATGGATATGCTTG gaaaGTTGATCTCGGCTAGTGGTGTTCCTGCGGCTTCCCATGTCCGTGCCAGTCCTCTTCTAGATATGGGAGTGCAACAAAGCAGAGAACTCTTGAACAGACCTGAAGCTCAGGCTATATTACAAG GCCTGAAACGAGGAGAGATCACGATTCAACACCTCTATCAGCAAATAGCCAATCCGGCTTTACAGCCGCGTCATCGCGAAATGCTCGTCACCATAGTAAAGCTTCATAGTAACTCAAGTTACATTCCTAGTCCCAGGGTTATGAGCCCTGTTCCAATGACGTCGCACCACTTGTTTCCTCCCCAGCAGCAGGCTCAGATGCAGCACCAACAGCTGAGGGTTTCTCCATTACCGCACAACG CCATGCACCAACGCATCCCTTCGCCGCGTGAACTGCAGGTTCATACCCAAAACATCCTGCAGAGGGCCCTAATTAAGAAGAAGCTTGAAGAGCAGACTGAGAATTTCCGCAAGAAGCAAGAGATGCAACGAGGCGCCAGTCCGAATATAACCGGAGTTCCAAATTCAGTTAACCCAGTCGGAGCCAAAGGCATGTCATCGCCAACACCCTTGGCCTTTACTCCTACTTCTGTATTGAGAAAAATGACTGCTGAAAAGGATGAAG GAAAAGAGAATAAGGCTGTAACAGACAATGGTATGAAGCTCCATGGACGTCCATTAACTGGAATACGCTCTCAACCTCAGGTTACTGATAATAATCAACAGTGGAATCCAGCGTTTCCAATGAAGCAAG ctGGCCGTCCAATTGTGAAGGCAAACAACTATCAGTCTCAAACCCCGGATCAGTTCTTTGCCCAGTTGGCTACTCAACAGCAGCCATTACCTCCGCAACGCACTTACCAAAATGTCTCCAATCCGGCGCACCTGAAGGTGACCATCGGACAGCAATTCTCTGCTCAAG GTTCCCAATACGGGCCGTCCCAAACTCAGTACTCCCATCCTAATCCTCAACCCTTTCCACAGCCTACCGCTCAGCAGTTGAGGGCGCAACACCAAGCCAGACCTAGCAACTCTGCCACGCAACAGCCAACCAATCAGTCGCAACAAGAGACTCAAAACCAATCTCAAGTCGTACAGAAACAACAGCAAATGGCTCAGCAGACGGGAACTGCTGCCTGGCAGCCGTACCTTAACACCATGCCAGGGCAACACA ATAATCGCCAAGCTGCTCAATCGAGATCTGCGCAGCATTCAGGGCCTCTTTCCCCTACCACTGCCGATCAGTTAACCCGTTGGTTCTCGCCCGATTTATTGGAACGTGCACGAGGTGGCGAATTACCCAGCACGGCCAATTTGGCGCGGCTGGAAGAGATTGAACGCCAAGCGGCACCACCAGTACACAATTAG
- the LOC136412684 gene encoding eukaryotic translation initiation factor 4E transporter-like isoform X6, which produces MVRARGGKKAKSNSTVADVNQYDDSLTTDLFSNVKNGQLKSRVKKVSWRDEHIQNMSVGEIDPAILCVREMIRYSKEQLLEIAKAPAAKSKPDFLDPNEVCVSILDPEKWNIERKKSDTPDTGKGNDSGDNRRRSGDPRERIRKENDGIVLSPQRRSFNSGCFVPANKEPVGGKGDAPTHLMGGREITSSTRRIGSGRIMRDSWENDKESGESDFNFGRGLQNRNNERDDKFGDRGGMRDEKYGERRSFGREIDNGTKEKEGRRNSRYTESRRRYSESKEDEPEWFSSGPMSQNDTIELRGFDESEKPGKRKMTASRVKRVKDWSKKKENTIAEDKEKDEEAQHEGSSVNHSETGEQKDNSGSEQGNEREVVPPVSERKTADQSKMPSNESMYSFDFDEFLKGEAIPGLLPNGASDDANKSTSRFSRWFKKDSPNKEVGTSRKSSLQEDNHIIKDLLKDITESSSIPVSVHPPAMDSNTYFAPISPAGNNFGGVDGSMGGDKKRPNFNLGQQVNIMDLLTRGKQGHHPEGWNGKSAAVSSIGSGKILSLDELEAKIRPNSDHSTNVQSKVPPQKPDEEMTAAFKRLLQQASGQVQNGPMNKPPGMSLLEMLNHSQQQDEARMVAQAAALAINQPQPQHLSNPLHAHQQPSMTNDLMMKLQQAQLQQKQMDMLGKLISASGVPAASHVRASPLLDMGVQQSRELLNRPEAQAILQGLKRGEITIQHLYQQIANPALQPRHREMLVTIVKLHSNSSYIPSPRVMSPVPMTSHHLFPPQQQAQMQHQQLRVSPLPHNAMHQRIPSPRELQVHTQNILQRALIKKKLEEQTENFRKKQEMQRGASPNITGVPNSVNPVGAKGMSSPTPLAFTPTSVLRKMTAEKDEGKENKAVTDNGMKLHGRPLTGIRSQPQVTDNNQQWNPAFPMKQAGRPIVKANNYQSQTPDQFFAQLATQQQPLPPQRTYQNVSNPAHLKVTIGQQFSAQGSQYGPSQTQYSHPNPQPFPQPTAQQLRAQHQARPSNSATQQPTNQSQQETQNQSQVVQKQQQMAQQTGTAAWQPYLNTMPGQHNNRQAAQSRSAQHSGPLSPTTADQLTRWFSPDLLERARGGELPSTANLARLEEIERQAAPPVHN; this is translated from the exons ATGGTCAGAGCTCGGGGTGGTAAGAAGGCTAAAAGTAATTCAACGGTTGCTGACGTGAATCAGTACGACGATTCGCTTACAACCGATTTGTTTTCTAATGTTAAAAACGGACAACTAAAGTCGAGAGTGAAGAAGGTGTCTTGGA gaGATGAGCACATCCAAAATATGAGCGTTGGTGAAATAGACCCGGCTATACTTTGTGTTCGTGAGATGATCCGGTATTCCAAAGAACAACTTTTGGAAATTGCCAAAGCTCCTGCCGCAAAATCCAAGCCTGACTTTCTGGACCCCAACGAAgt TTGCGTTTCTATCCTGGACCCCGAGAAATGGAACATTGAAAGGAAAAAGTCTGACACCCCTGATACTGGAAAAGGCAATGATAGTGGAGATAATAGG aGACGATCAGGAGACCCACGTGAGAGAATTCGGAAGGAGAACGACGGGATTGTTTTAAGCCCCCAACGTCGGAGTTTTAATTCCGGATGTTTTGTGCCTGCGAACAAGGAACCCGTAGGCGGAAAGGGCGATGCACCAACTCATCTTATGG GTGGGCGAGAGATTACCTCTTCCACCAGACGTATCGGAAGTGGTCGAATTATGCGCGACTCTTGGGAAAATGACAAGGAATCCGGCGAATCAGATTTCAACTTCGGAAGAGGTCTCCAGAATAGGAACAACGAACGCGACGACAAGTTCGGAGACAGAGGTGGAATGAGAGATGAGAAATACGGAGAAAGAAGATCCTTTGGTCGGGAGATCGACAATGGGACTAAGGAGAAGGAGGGTAGACGAAACTCGAGGTATACTGAAAGCAGGCGCAGATATTCGGAGTCCAAAGAGGATGAGCCTGAATG GTTTTCGTCAGGCCCTATGTCACAAAATGATACGATTGAGTTACGTGGATTTGATGAGTCAGAAAAACCTGGTAAAAGGAAGATGACGGCATCAAGAGTTAAGCGTGTCAAGGATTGGTccaagaaaaaggaaaatacgATAGCTGAAGATAAGGAGAAAGACGAGGAGGCGCAACACGAAGG aTCATCCGTTAACCATTCTGAGACAGGGGAACAGAAAGATAACAGTGGGTCAGAACAGGGTAATGAACGTGAGGTTGTGCCACCTGTGTCAGAAAGAAAAACTGCTGACCAGAGCAAGATGCCGAGCAACGAATCCATGTATAGCTtcgattttgatgaatttttaaaggGAGAGGCCATTCCTGGATTGTTGCCT aATGGAGCCAGCGATGATGCCAATAAGTCAACATCCAGATTTAGTCGTTGGTTTAAGAAGGACAGCCCAAACAAGGAAGTGGGAACTAGTCGCAAGTCGTCTCTTCAGGAAGACAACCATATCATTAAG GATCTTCTCAAAGATATCACAGAATCCAGTTCCATCCCAGTGTCGGTTCATCCACCTGCAATGGATTCCAATACGTATTTCGCCCCTATTTCCCCTGCCGGTAACAATTTTGGTGGTGTGGATGGTTCGATGGGCGGCGATAAGAAACGGCCCAATTTCAACTTAGGGCAGCAAGTGAACATTATGGATCTCTTGACAAGGGGAAAACAGGGACATCATCCGGAGGGATGGAACGGGAAGTCGGCAGCTGTTTCTT ctATTGGCAGTGGCAAAATCCTCAGCCTCGATGAATTAGAGGCGAAAATTCGACCAAACTCTGATCATTCCACCAATGTGCAGTCCAAAGTTCCACCTCAGAAACCCGATGAGGAAATGACTGCTGCTTTTAAAAGACTG CTTCAACAAGCCAGTGGACAAGTACAAAATGGACCTATGAATAAACCCCCTGGGATGAGTCTTTTAGAG ATGTTAAACCATTCTCAACAACAAGACGAAGCCCGAATGGTCGCGCAAGCAGCAGCTCTCGCCATTAATCAGCCACAACCCCAACATCTTTCCAATCCGCTTCATGCTCATCAACAGCCGTCAATGACCAACGACTTGATGATGAAATTGCAGCAGGCGCAATTGCAACAGAAACAAATGGATATGCTTG gaaaGTTGATCTCGGCTAGTGGTGTTCCTGCGGCTTCCCATGTCCGTGCCAGTCCTCTTCTAGATATGGGAGTGCAACAAAGCAGAGAACTCTTGAACAGACCTGAAGCTCAGGCTATATTACAAG GCCTGAAACGAGGAGAGATCACGATTCAACACCTCTATCAGCAAATAGCCAATCCGGCTTTACAGCCGCGTCATCGCGAAATGCTCGTCACCATAGTAAAGCTTCATAGTAACTCAAGTTACATTCCTAGTCCCAGGGTTATGAGCCCTGTTCCAATGACGTCGCACCACTTGTTTCCTCCCCAGCAGCAGGCTCAGATGCAGCACCAACAGCTGAGGGTTTCTCCATTACCGCACAACG CCATGCACCAACGCATCCCTTCGCCGCGTGAACTGCAGGTTCATACCCAAAACATCCTGCAGAGGGCCCTAATTAAGAAGAAGCTTGAAGAGCAGACTGAGAATTTCCGCAAGAAGCAAGAGATGCAACGAGGCGCCAGTCCGAATATAACCGGAGTTCCAAATTCAGTTAACCCAGTCGGAGCCAAAGGCATGTCATCGCCAACACCCTTGGCCTTTACTCCTACTTCTGTATTGAGAAAAATGACTGCTGAAAAGGATGAAG GAAAAGAGAATAAGGCTGTAACAGACAATGGTATGAAGCTCCATGGACGTCCATTAACTGGAATACGCTCTCAACCTCAGGTTACTGATAATAATCAACAGTGGAATCCAGCGTTTCCAATGAAGCAAG ctGGCCGTCCAATTGTGAAGGCAAACAACTATCAGTCTCAAACCCCGGATCAGTTCTTTGCCCAGTTGGCTACTCAACAGCAGCCATTACCTCCGCAACGCACTTACCAAAATGTCTCCAATCCGGCGCACCTGAAGGTGACCATCGGACAGCAATTCTCTGCTCAAG GTTCCCAATACGGGCCGTCCCAAACTCAGTACTCCCATCCTAATCCTCAACCCTTTCCACAGCCTACCGCTCAGCAGTTGAGGGCGCAACACCAAGCCAGACCTAGCAACTCTGCCACGCAACAGCCAACCAATCAGTCGCAACAAGAGACTCAAAACCAATCTCAAGTCGTACAGAAACAACAGCAAATGGCTCAGCAGACGGGAACTGCTGCCTGGCAGCCGTACCTTAACACCATGCCAGGGCAACACA ATAATCGCCAAGCTGCTCAATCGAGATCTGCGCAGCATTCAGGGCCTCTTTCCCCTACCACTGCCGATCAGTTAACCCGTTGGTTCTCGCCCGATTTATTGGAACGTGCACGAGGTGGCGAATTACCCAGCACGGCCAATTTGGCGCGGCTGGAAGAGATTGAACGCCAAGCGGCACCACCAGTACACAATTAG